ACTGGTCGTAGAGGTCTGCCAGGTCGATCCGTCCGTCATGTCCGGCCCAGAGTTCGGTTGCCGTGTCGATACAGGCGAAGACCGTCGCGACGATCGCCTTGGCCTGCGTGTCGGGAGCCGGGCGGCCGGAGCCGTTGCTCAGCCGCGCCCGGATGACGGGGACGAGTTCGGCCTGCCAGCGCAGTCGCTTCTCGATGTAGCGGGCATGCAGCGAGGGCGTGTCGAAGACGAGGCGGGAGAGTTCCAGCGCGCGCTCAGGTGGGTGGTTGGCGGTCAGAATGACCTCGAATCCGGCGCGCAGGGCATCCCAGGCGGACATCTCGGCCGGCTGCTGCTCGACGGTCCGTTTC
This is a stretch of genomic DNA from Streptomyces rubradiris. It encodes these proteins:
- a CDS encoding TetR/AcrR family transcriptional regulator; protein product: MTTLWERSRQVAVQAILDTAVRLFAEQGYEQTTIAQIAREAGISQRSLFRYFGTKEDLVCGDQEALGELLKRTVEQQPAEMSAWDALRAGFEVILTANHPPERALELSRLVFDTPSLHARYIEKRLRWQAELVPVIRARLSNGSGRPAPDTQAKAIVATVFACIDTATELWAGHDGRIDLADLYDQCLAAVRDHG